In the genome of Luteitalea pratensis, the window GCGGCCCGTACCAGGAGAAGCACGAGATCATGAGCGGCCCGGCGCAAGGGCTCGAGGAAAGCGTCGCGGAGCGGATCCAGCGGCTCTGCAAGCGGGTCTACCGCACGCTCGATCTGAGCGGCTATGCACGCATCGACCTGCGCCTGACCGATGACGGCCGTGTCTACGTGCTCGAAGCCAACGCGAATCCGCAGATCGCGTATGGCGAGGACTTCGCCGAGTCGGCCGAAGCCGCTGGCCTCGCCTACGACCAGTTGCTGCAGCGGATCGTCAACTACGGCCTCGCCTGGCGGCCGGAACGACGCGGATAGGAACAGGAACACAGGAACTCAGGAGCACAGGAGCGGTCAGTGATCTTGCTCCGGAGCTGGCTCCATCGAGCGTCGATCTGAAGGTCGACGCCTGCGAGGCACAGCACCCCACCCTGGGCCGGGTGGACGCACGCCCCCGGTTTGAGACAGAGTAGCGGCGCATCGCATGCGCATTCCTCGCGTCGCCCTCTGGCTGTTCACCCTGTACCTGCTGGTGTACGTCGGCTTCATGACACTGGCAGCGTTCGCGCCGGGCGTGATGGCGGCGACGCCGGTGGCCGGCCTGCCGCTGTCGCTGCTCTACGGCCTGACGCTGATCGCGCTCGCCTTCATTCTCGCCGCGCTCTACCTGCGCCTGGCCCGCTGAATCGCTCATGGTCTACGTCACCTCGCCGCTTGCCGTCGGCGTGTTCGTCAGCTTCGTGCTCTTCGTGCTCGTCCTCAGCTGGTGGCTCGGGCGCAGCGCCAGGTCGTCGAGCGGCTACTACGCGGCGCACGGCCAGATCCCCTGGTTCGTGAACGGCATCGCGTTTGCCGGTGATTACCTGTCAGCCGCGTCGTTCCTCGGCATCTGCGGCATGATCGCCTTCTACGGCTACGACGGGTTCCTCTACTCCATCGGGTACCTGGCCGGCTGGATCGTCGCCCTCTTCGTGGTCGCCGAACCACTCAAGCAGATGGGCAAGTTCACGTTTGCCGATGCGCTCGATGCGCGATTCCATTCGCGCGGGATCAAGCTCGCAGCCGCGATCAGCACCCTCGTCGTGAGCCTCTTCTACCTGATTCCCCAGATGGTCGGCGCCGGCGTGCTGATCAAGCCGCTGCTCGGCTTCTCGCATGCCGCCGGCGTGCTCATCGTCGGCATCGTCGTGACCATCATCGTCGTGACGGCTGGCATGGTCTCGACCACGTGGGTGCAGTTCATCAAGGGCGCGCTGCTGGTGGGTTTCTGCATCGTGCTCACCGCGATGATCCTGCGGCGCGGCTTCGAGGTACCTGCGGGCCTGCCGGTCACGCCCGTCCCTGCCGATGTCGTGCAGCAGCAGGGACGGGTCATCATGGATCCGGACTGGCCGTCCGACGCCTGGTTGCAGGTCCAGGTACCGGGTGGAACCGTCCGCACGTATCGACGCCTGGCCGACGGGCGCGTGCGCCTCACGCAGGTCGTCACCACCGGCAAGGGCACGACCCTCGTGGACGGATTGCCGCAAGGCCTGGCCACGGGCCAACACGACCTGGCGCCGGTGGGCGCCGTGACGGCCCTTCCCGGTGGCGCGACCGCCACCGGTCCCCTCGGTCCCCTGGCTTTCCTGCGCACCTTCAACCAGGCCACGATCGAGACGTGGACGTCCGAGCGCCGCGTGCTCGGGGCTGGCGGCGTCGCCACGGTCTACACCCCACGCGAGCAGGCAGGCGGCGACCTCCTGCAGCCGGGCGCGAGCCCGACCTTCAAGGGCGTCCGTGGCACGACGCTGTTCGACAAGCTCGACTTCCTGTCGTTGATGCTCGCCCTGTTTGCAGGCACGGCGTCGTTGCCGCACATCCTGATCCGCTATTACACGGTCAAGGACGTCATGGCGGTGCGCAAGAGCACGGTGACCGGCATCGGCGCGATCGGGCTCTTCTACGTCCTCACGCTCTACCTCGGGCTCGGCGCCATGACCAGCGGGGCGCTCGACGTGACCAACACGAACATGGCGGCGCCGCTGCTCGCCCGCAGCTTCAGCGAGCCGCTGTTCGCGGTCATCTCCGCCATCGCCTTCACGACCGTGCTCGGCACGGTGAGCGGCCTGATCCTCGCCGCGAGCGGCGCGGTCGTCCACGACCTGCTGACGCACGTGTGGGGCATGTCCTTGACCGACGATGCCAAGGTGCGCGCCGGCAAGTTGGTCGCCGTCGGCGTCGGGATCGTGGCGATGCTGCTCGGCATCGTGTTCGAGAAGCTGAACGTGTCGTTCCTCGTGGGCTGGGCGTTCAACGTGGCGGCCTCGGCGAACCTGCCGTCACTGGTCATGCTGCTGTTCTGGAAGCGCACGACCAAGGAGGGCATCGTCGCCGCCATCCTCGTCGGCATGGCCAGTTCGCTCGCGTGGATTCTCTGCAGCGCGCAGGCGTTCAAGGACGTCTACGGGTGGCCACCCGAAGCGGCGCCAGTGCCATTCAGCCAGCCCGGAATCGTCACCATTCCGCTCGGTTTCCTCGTGCTCGTGGCCGTCTCGCTGCTCACGCCACGACCGCTGCCGCCGCCGACCGGTCCGCGTCCCTAGACACGCTCCGCCTCGGCCAGCAACGCGCTCCATTTGACAGGCCAATGAAACTGAGTGATGCTCCATTGGCATGCCGAATGGCGAACGCACGGAGGTCCTGCAGGGCACCCTCGACCTGATGATCCTGCAGACGCTCGCGTCCCTCGGGCCGCAGCATGGCTATGCCGTGGCGGCGCGACTCGAACAGGTGTCGGGCGGCGCCCTGCAACTGAACATGGGGACGCTGTATCCGGGCCTGACACGCCTCGAGGCGCGAGGCCTGGTGTCGGCGCGCTGGGGGCAGACCGACGCCAACCGGCGCGCTCGTTTCTACGAGCTCACCGCCCGTGGCCGGCGTGCCCTCGAGCAGGAACGCAGCCAGTGGTTCCGGATGGCCGGCATCATGGCGCGGGTGCTGGAGTAGCCGATGCGCGAGTGGCTCTGGCGGCTGCGTGCGATGTGGAGACGCGACGGCCTGACCGACGAACGGCGTGAGGAACTGCAGTTCCACTTCGACGCCGCCGTCGACGCGTGGCGTGCGCGAGGCCTGTCGCCAGAGGCGGCGCATCGCGAGGCACGCCGCCAGTTGGGTACGGTCGCCGCGGCCGAGACCTCCGCACATGAAGGGCTCGGTGTGCGCTGGATGGACGCCGCAGTCCGCGATGCCCGGCATGGGATCCGGAGCCTCCGCCACCATGTGGCGTTCACGACCGTCGCGGTCTCGGTGCTCGCGCTCAGCGTCGGCGTCGCCACGCTGCTGTTCGCGCTCTTCGATGGTGTCCTGCTTCGGCCCCTGCCCTATCGCGAACCCGGACGTCTCGTGCGCGTCTTCGACAGTTCGGCGACGGCGCCACGATTCCCGATGGCCATCGGCCGCTACCAGGAATTCCGCGCGGCGGCGCAGTCGCTGGACGGCCTGGCACTCTATACCGGCCGCGACCTGGAACTGGGCGGCGAAGGCCGGCGCTCGACGCGCGTGACGGGAGTCGCAGTGACGACCGACTTCTTCTCGATACTGGGCTGGACGCCCGCCTCAGGCCACGCGTTCACCGACAGCGACCTTCGCCGTTCCGTGCGGAACGTCATCCTGAGCGAGCGGTTGTGGCGAACGCGTTTCGACGCCGACCCCGGCATCGTCGGATCGACCATCCGGCTCGATCGAGAGCCGTGGACCGTCGTCGGCGTGATGCCAGCCGGCTTCCAGCACGTCGGCGGCGAGTACCGATCGCCGCCACAGGGCGACACCGTGGACGTCTGGATCCCCCTGCCGGTCGACGGCGGCGACGGGGACCGGCGCGCCTCGCACTACTGCAACGCGATCGCGAGGGTCCGCACGGGACACTCGCTCAGCGAGGCCCAGCAGGAACTGGCCACGTTGTCGGGGACCTACTCGCGCGCCTACAGCCGCTTCGGGACGTGGGGCGTTCATACCGCGCCCCTGCTCGACGAGGTGACAGGCCGTTCACGCTCCGTGGTGACCTTGCTGGCGCTCGCGGCAGCGCTGGTCCTGGCCGTGGCGTGCGCAAACATCGCCGGGCTCTGCGTCGCCCGGGCGCTGACGCGACTTCGCGACGATGCGGTGCGGCGTGCGCTCGGCGCCAGTCGCTGGCAGCGGATTCGCGTGGCTCTGGTCGAGAACCTCATGATCGGCGCGGTCGGCGGCAGCGGCGGGCTGTTGCTCGGTGCATGGGCGATCCCCGTGCTGCGCACGTGGTTGCCCGACGCGTTCCCGCGCGTCCACGAGGTGGCCTTCACGTGGCGCAGTGGCGCGTTTGCGGTGATCGTCGCGCTGGTCGCGGTGCTGGTCGCCACGCTGCTTGCAGCGGGTGCCACGCCGGAACCCGCGGCGACCGGGCGCGTGACGAGCGGACGTCGCACGCAGCGGCTCCGGGCCGCGCTCGTGGTGACCGAGATCGCCCTCGCGGGTGTGTTGTGCGCAGGCACGATCCAGTTGTGGCGGCATCATCGGGCCCTGGCCACACGTGACCTCGGCTTCCGTGCCGGGAACGTGCTCACGTTCCGCGTGACCGTCCCGGTCCCGGGCGAGACGCCTCGCGGCGCCGTCGGCACGCGACTGGAGGACCTGCGACAGGAGATCCAACGGTTGCAGGAAGTCGAGGCCGTTGGCGCAGCGACCAACCTGCCCTGGAGCGGCTACGACGAGAATGCCGACCTGACGGTCCTCGGGCGAGAGGTCCCGAAGGGCATGGACACGTCGATCCGCTACCAGGCCGCCACCGCAGGCTTCGTCGAGGCCACGGGGCTGCGCCTCGTGCGCGGACGCACCTTCGACGCCGCGAAGGACGCCGCGGGCCAGCCGTTGACGATCATCCTCAACGACGCGGCGGCGCGCCACTTCTTCGGCAATGACCAACCGCTGGGCGCGCGCGTGTCCATCTTCGGCGCGACGCGCGAGGTGGTGGGCGTGGTCGGCGGCATCCGCGACTACCCGGCCGATCCCGTGGTGCGACCGGCCATGTGGTTTCCGATCAACCAGGTGGAGTTCGTGCGCGTCTTCTTCGCGGCGCGCGTGCGCCATGGCACGCCCGAGTCGATCCTGCCCGGCGTGTTGGCCGCCGTGCAGCGCGTGGACCCGGAGTTGCCGATCAGCGACGTGCAGACGCTCGAGGCGCGGACGATGGTGGCGCTCACCGCCCAACGGCTCTCGATGCGGCTGTTCCAGCTCTTCTCCGCGCTGACCCTCGTCCTGGCCGCGTCTGGCCTGTACGGGCTGCTCGCCTACCTCGTGCACCAGCGACGCAAGGAGCTGAACATCCGTGCCGCCGTGGGGGCCACAAGCGTCGACCTCGCGCAAGTGGTGCTGCGCGAGAGCCTGACGATGGCGTTGGCTGGCGGGATCGTGTGCCTCGTGGCGCTGCCGGTGGCGTCAGCCTGGTGGCGCGCCCTCACGGAAGGGCTGCCCGACCTCGACGCATGGGCATGGATTGGCACGCCCGCGGCGCTGATCGCCCTGGCTGTCCTGGCCAGCCTGGGGCCCGCGAGGACGGCCGCGCGCCAGGTCGACGGGGCGGCGCTGCGCGAGGACTGACCACCTGTTCCGCGAGAACCGCGGCGCCGCCGTACCCGGGCCGCGCGAGGCAGACCTGCTACACTGGCGGCGACGTCTCCAGCAGGCCCGCAGGACTTTTCCCGGCGCTGGAGGCGACATTCGCCTGGAAAGGACCAGCAGTTTTGTCGGAAACCCGCCTCAAGATCGCCCTCTTCATCGACTTCGACAACATCGAGATCGGCGTCAAGACCACCCTCGGTGGCCATTTCGACGTCGGCGCCGTGCTCGAAGCGATGAAAGAACGCGGCGAGGTGGTCACCAAGGTGGCGTACGGGGATTGGACCCGCGCCGGTGACTACAGCCGCTCGCTCACTCAACACGCCATCCAGATGGTCCAGCGCAACTTGACGCCCGGCGGCGACAAGAACGGCGCCGACATCAATCTCGCGCTCGATGCGCTGGAGATGGCCTTCACCCACAGCCACATCAACGCCTTCGTGATCGTCGGCGGCGACAGCGATTTCATGGCCCTGGTCGAGAAGCTGAAGCTCTACGACCGGCAGGTGTTCGTTGTCGGCGGCCGCGCCTTCACGAGCGTGATCCTGCAGAAGAACTGCACGGAATTCATCGCCTACGAGAACCTCATCGGTCGTCGCGGCAGCAGCAGCCGGGGCGGCGCGAGCAAGGACGTCAAGGACTCGATGCCGCTCGTCAAGCGCGCCCTCAAGGTCCTGGCCGACCGCGAAGTGACGCCGCAACTCGGCGTGCTGAAGAGCACGCTGCTGCAGCTCGATTCGACGTTCTCCGAACGCGAGTTCGGCGTCAGCACGTTCCGCGATTTCGTGCAGAAGCTCGAGCGCGCACAGCAGGTCACCTTGCGCGGCGACGAGCGGAGTCTCCTCGTGGAACTGCGAGACGGCGTCGAAGTGCCCGACCATGTCGTGAGCACGCCGCCCGTGGCCATACAGCATCACCCACCGAAGCCGGCCGCCGCACAGCCAGCCGCGGAAGTCGCAAGCCCCTCACCCGACGGGCCCGCCGATGCAGGCGCCGCGATCGATCCGGCAGTGGCCGGCCTGCAGGCCGAGGGCTACGCCGTCATTCGCGACATCTTCCTGCGACCGGGTGTCGTGTCGCGCTGGCCGTTGTACGTCCGCCAGGCCAAGCAGGTGATTCGCACCGGCAACGAGAGCTTCGATGAGCGCCGCCACGGCTTCAACGGCATCGTCGACGCCCTGCGGTTTGCGCAGCGCGAGGGCCTCTTCCGCCTGGATCGCGACCGGCAGGGCGTGATCCGCATCTATCCCGGCACGCTGCTGGCCGAGCCCGGCAGCGAGGCAGCGGACCAGGACGGCGCGGCCGAGCCGGCGAGGGTCGCACCGGTGTCGCCGGAGAGGTTCGAGCGCGGGACGGCACCGCGCGGCGATGTCGACGACCTCCACGAACCGGGAGACGTGAACGGCAATCGCGCCTATCCGGGCGAGGAACCGCGTACGTCGCGACCCGGACGTCGCGGTCGCGGCAGTCGCGGCCGGGGCCGCGGCATCATCGACATCCAACCGGTGATCGACGAGACACCGGCCGACGCCCAGCAACCCCAGGACGGCCAGCTGTTTCCTGAGGCTGCCGCACCAGCGATCGTCGACGAACCGGCACCGCAGGCCGAACCAGACGTGTCGCCCGAGCCTGTTGCCGCGGCACCTCGCAAGCGAGCGGCGACCAAGAAGGCAGCGGCCCCACGCAAGAAAGCGGCCGCTCCTGTGAAGAAGGCCGCCCGCAAGGCATCGCGTTAGTCAACACGCACACATCACGACAGAGGGCCCGCTCCGGACTGCCGGGGCGGGCCCTTTCTGTGTTCTTCGTCGGCCTTCGTCGTTCGGCCTTCGGCCATCGTTCCCAGGCGTTGAGCGTTAAGCGTTCGGCGTTACGTTGCCTAGATTTCGACCCGCTGCCCGGCGCGGACCGTCAGCGTCTGGCGACGCTCCGTGCCGTCGGCAAGGCGCACGACGATCTCGTGCGTGCCTGGTGCAATCCTGATCGACCCGGGCGTCGTTCCCGCCGAAGCGCCGTCGAGGAACACCTCCGCCTCGTACGGCAACGTGAGCGTGCCGGGCGGCACGGAGAACGTCACACGCTCGACGGCTCCGGGCTCGACCTTGACCGTCAGCCACTGGCGGATGCCGAGCGCCTCGTTCACCGCGCGCAACCGGTGCGTGCCCGGCGGCAGCAGGATCTGGCCATCCATGCTCGACCCGATCTTCTCTCGGCCGTTGAGCAGCAGGTTCACCTCGACGGGCGCATCCACGAGGACCCATCCCGCGAAGATCTTCACCTCGAGCGGCGTGGTCTCGTCGGCCACGACCATCGCCTTGACGGTGACCGAACCGGCGTCGCCGCGCAGCATCAGCACCTGGTCGCCCGCCGGCAGGTTCTCGAGCAGGAGCGGGGTCGTGCCGCGGACCTTGCCGTCGATGACGATCTGGGCTCCGGCAGGATTCGACGTCAGCTGCAGGTTACCCTTGCCGCCGGTCGACGATGGCCACTCCAGCGTCTGTGTCGTGACAACGCCGACGCTGATCTCCACGGGCATCTCGCGGACGTTGGTGCCCTGTCGCAGCCCCAGCGTGTGCCGGCCAGGAGCGACCTCCTCGCGGAACGGCGTCCGGCCGACGACCTTCTGGTCGAGCAGGACCTCGACACCGCTCTTGGCCGTCTGCACCACGAGCGTGCCGCGCGCGCCCGGCTGCACCCACCACCATGCGGCGAACGCGACGCCCTGGAACAGCGCGATCAGCACCGACGCGGCGATGAATCGACGCCAGTTGATGCCTCGCGCAGCTTCCGGCTGGGCAGCGGGCGCCGACACCCAGGGCTCCGAAGGAGCCGCATGTCGACTCGTCGATCCTGTGACCGTCCCGAGCCCCTCTGCCATCGACTTGACGTTCGTGCGTCCGGACCTGGGCTGGAGCTCGTCGAGGTCGGGCATGCCGACGGCACGGATCTCCTGCTCGAAGGGACGCAATGCCTCTGGGTCGTCAAATGACGACGCTGGCGGCATCGGGGCAGGCGTTGGCGCCGGCGCCTCGATCGCGACACTCGCGGGCGCGAACGCGTGTGTCGGACCGGCGTGACCCGTGACCATCGAGATCGTGCTCGCCTCGTGCTCGCCGGCGAGCGGCTCCCCATGGATCCCCTGTGGGGTCGATCCCAGCTCGTTGGCTGACGCCTGCAAGCCCCGAGGGCGCAGCGCGCCGAAGTCGCTCGGAGGCGTCCACGCGGGCACCTCGCGCCCGAGCAATGACGCCTGCCGTGTGCCCATCTCGGGACCCGCATCGTCGTTCGGCGTCAGTGCTCCCGGATCCGACGGCGTCAGCGAAATCGCCATCGGCAGCGCCACGATCGGCGCAGGCACCGCTTCTGCCTGGAGCGGCGACGGCGCGGCTGCAACCTGGACAACCGGCGGCGCCACCGCGATCGTCGCCTGGATCGCGTCGTTTGCGACCGCGGCAACGTTCACAAACGGAATGCTGGTGGTCGCAGGGGCAGCGATCACGGCGGGGGCCGCGGTCGGAACGGCTGTGCTGCCCTTCTTGCGCCGAGACCGACGTTTCTTCTTCTTCGAAGCGGACGCGCTCGTCGCCAGGTCAGACGCGGTGCTGTCGTGATGGTCCTCCTCGTGCGTCACCGCCGAGGACTCTGCCGCCAGGTCTGGCTGAGCCGCCGATCCGAAGTCGCCCGTGACTTCCGGGAGTTCGGACGGCAGATGGTCCCAGGCGTTGCCATCGTGGCCGTCGTCGACGATGACGACCTCTGGCACGCTGTGCGGGAACATCGCCGGCATCTCGACGCGTGAGGGCGCCTCGACCGGCGAAGGTTCAAGCGGGGCGTCGGGTGTCGGCTGCGGGTCAGGGTACGCGCGCGTGTCGGATTCCTCGACAGGGGCGCGTTCGTCTACCGGTGCAGCCTCCTCGACATGTGCGGGCGCAGCGTCGGGCGCGGTCGTCGGTTCGGATGGAGGGGCGACTTCGGCGACTGACGCATACACGACCGGCACTGCGTCCGGCAGCGGAATGCCCGGCTCATCATCGGTGGACGTGCACACGACCTCGGCAACACGCGAGTCGTCGGATTCGAGTGCGTCGACCGATCCCGATGCGGTGTCCATCGACTCTGCCGCGGGCTCCGCAATCGGCTCGAACTCGACGATGGGTTCCGCCTCGGGCTCGGAATCGCCCGCGACCGTTTGTCCCGTGAAGAACCCACCCTCAGCCACCGCTGGCGTGTCGGCATCCGTGTTCGCGCCAAGGAACGCCGCGCGCCAATCGCGGGCGTCGTTGCCGCCGACGTCCCGAGAGAGCAACGCAGCCGCCGCAAACGACGGGGCGTCATCAACGGGCTGGGCATCGAAGGTCGCATCGGCCTGCATCGACCCTGGCCCGTCCTCCTGCTGAAGGAGGATGGGCTCGATGTCGCCGAAGAGGTGGTAGGCGCCGACCGGCGCCATCGCATCATCCCCGCCGACATTCACGTCGGCCACCGCCCACGCGTCGGTCGTGGCGATGATCGCTGTGTCGGATGCAGCCGCGGCGGCGTCTGTCACGTCGGCGACGGCATCGACGGCAACCTCTGACGGCACCACGTCGGGCTCCGGGGCCCGATGCGGCTCCAGTGCAAACGGCACCGCCGTGACGTGGTCGTCAGGCAACTCCCCGAGTGACAGGACCGTCAGGTGATCGGCAGCCGCCCGTGCGTCGGACTCGTCCGCGGCGAGAGCCATCGAGTCCGCGTCAGGAGCGAGATACACCGCGTCATCGGCCGTCGCTGCCGGCTGGAGTTCCAGGTCCGAGTCGACTGCGACAGTCGCGTCGCTGTGCTCGTCGTGGAACGTCTCGACCTCGATGCCCGCTGTCGCATCGGCGACGGCGGCTTCAAACACCGGTACATCCCCGACATCCGTCGTGACGGGCTGAATCGCCCCAGGCTCGACGATCACGGCCGGTTCGATCACCACGACGTCGATCGCGGCGCCGCCTTCGACATCGGGTGCGTCGTCCTGGCGGGCGTCCACCGCCACTGCGTCGAGCGCGGCGGCGACCTCGATAGCCGCGGTGTCCTCGACCACCGCGACGTCTGCAAGAATCGCGTCGACGTCGACGGCGTCCGCCGCTTCAGCGCCGACGGCGATCTCGACGGCGGGTTCGTCCTCGACGCGTGCGATGCTGTCGTGCAACGGCTCGACGTCGACGACGTCAACGACATTCGCGGCGTCAGGGTCGACAGCGTTTTCGATCGCGGGCTCGTCCTCGACGATCGCGACGCCGCCGTGCACCGCCTCGACTTCAACGACGTCGATGCCCCCGAGAGCGAAGGCGGGGGCGGGGGCGGGGGCGGGTTCGTCCCCGACAACTTCCCCCGCATCGAGGACAACCTCGCCTTCGGTCGCGGCCTCGACGATTGCCACGCTGCCGTGCCACGTCTCGGTCTCGACTTGGACGACAGCCACGGCGTCAGCGTCGATTGCGATTTCGGCCGCGGACTCGTCCTCGGCAACCGCCACCGCATCGAGGTCAACGGCGACTTCGCTCGGGACCGCCCCCTCGACGATCGCCACGCTGTCGTGCGACGCTTCGCCGTCGACCAACTCGATGACCTCGGGAGCGACGGTGACTTCGACCGCGGTTTCGTCCTGGGCGGCCTCCGTATCCCACGAGGCCTCCGTCACGTCGAT includes:
- a CDS encoding DUF485 domain-containing protein, which produces MRIPRVALWLFTLYLLVYVGFMTLAAFAPGVMAATPVAGLPLSLLYGLTLIALAFILAALYLRLAR
- a CDS encoding cation acetate symporter; amino-acid sequence: MVYVTSPLAVGVFVSFVLFVLVLSWWLGRSARSSSGYYAAHGQIPWFVNGIAFAGDYLSAASFLGICGMIAFYGYDGFLYSIGYLAGWIVALFVVAEPLKQMGKFTFADALDARFHSRGIKLAAAISTLVVSLFYLIPQMVGAGVLIKPLLGFSHAAGVLIVGIVVTIIVVTAGMVSTTWVQFIKGALLVGFCIVLTAMILRRGFEVPAGLPVTPVPADVVQQQGRVIMDPDWPSDAWLQVQVPGGTVRTYRRLADGRVRLTQVVTTGKGTTLVDGLPQGLATGQHDLAPVGAVTALPGGATATGPLGPLAFLRTFNQATIETWTSERRVLGAGGVATVYTPREQAGGDLLQPGASPTFKGVRGTTLFDKLDFLSLMLALFAGTASLPHILIRYYTVKDVMAVRKSTVTGIGAIGLFYVLTLYLGLGAMTSGALDVTNTNMAAPLLARSFSEPLFAVISAIAFTTVLGTVSGLILAASGAVVHDLLTHVWGMSLTDDAKVRAGKLVAVGVGIVAMLLGIVFEKLNVSFLVGWAFNVAASANLPSLVMLLFWKRTTKEGIVAAILVGMASSLAWILCSAQAFKDVYGWPPEAAPVPFSQPGIVTIPLGFLVLVAVSLLTPRPLPPPTGPRP
- a CDS encoding PadR family transcriptional regulator — translated: MPNGERTEVLQGTLDLMILQTLASLGPQHGYAVAARLEQVSGGALQLNMGTLYPGLTRLEARGLVSARWGQTDANRRARFYELTARGRRALEQERSQWFRMAGIMARVLE
- a CDS encoding ABC transporter permease, which encodes MREWLWRLRAMWRRDGLTDERREELQFHFDAAVDAWRARGLSPEAAHREARRQLGTVAAAETSAHEGLGVRWMDAAVRDARHGIRSLRHHVAFTTVAVSVLALSVGVATLLFALFDGVLLRPLPYREPGRLVRVFDSSATAPRFPMAIGRYQEFRAAAQSLDGLALYTGRDLELGGEGRRSTRVTGVAVTTDFFSILGWTPASGHAFTDSDLRRSVRNVILSERLWRTRFDADPGIVGSTIRLDREPWTVVGVMPAGFQHVGGEYRSPPQGDTVDVWIPLPVDGGDGDRRASHYCNAIARVRTGHSLSEAQQELATLSGTYSRAYSRFGTWGVHTAPLLDEVTGRSRSVVTLLALAAALVLAVACANIAGLCVARALTRLRDDAVRRALGASRWQRIRVALVENLMIGAVGGSGGLLLGAWAIPVLRTWLPDAFPRVHEVAFTWRSGAFAVIVALVAVLVATLLAAGATPEPAATGRVTSGRRTQRLRAALVVTEIALAGVLCAGTIQLWRHHRALATRDLGFRAGNVLTFRVTVPVPGETPRGAVGTRLEDLRQEIQRLQEVEAVGAATNLPWSGYDENADLTVLGREVPKGMDTSIRYQAATAGFVEATGLRLVRGRTFDAAKDAAGQPLTIILNDAAARHFFGNDQPLGARVSIFGATREVVGVVGGIRDYPADPVVRPAMWFPINQVEFVRVFFAARVRHGTPESILPGVLAAVQRVDPELPISDVQTLEARTMVALTAQRLSMRLFQLFSALTLVLAASGLYGLLAYLVHQRRKELNIRAAVGATSVDLAQVVLRESLTMALAGGIVCLVALPVASAWWRALTEGLPDLDAWAWIGTPAALIALAVLASLGPARTAARQVDGAALRED
- a CDS encoding NYN domain-containing protein yields the protein MSETRLKIALFIDFDNIEIGVKTTLGGHFDVGAVLEAMKERGEVVTKVAYGDWTRAGDYSRSLTQHAIQMVQRNLTPGGDKNGADINLALDALEMAFTHSHINAFVIVGGDSDFMALVEKLKLYDRQVFVVGGRAFTSVILQKNCTEFIAYENLIGRRGSSSRGGASKDVKDSMPLVKRALKVLADREVTPQLGVLKSTLLQLDSTFSEREFGVSTFRDFVQKLERAQQVTLRGDERSLLVELRDGVEVPDHVVSTPPVAIQHHPPKPAAAQPAAEVASPSPDGPADAGAAIDPAVAGLQAEGYAVIRDIFLRPGVVSRWPLYVRQAKQVIRTGNESFDERRHGFNGIVDALRFAQREGLFRLDRDRQGVIRIYPGTLLAEPGSEAADQDGAAEPARVAPVSPERFERGTAPRGDVDDLHEPGDVNGNRAYPGEEPRTSRPGRRGRGSRGRGRGIIDIQPVIDETPADAQQPQDGQLFPEAAAPAIVDEPAPQAEPDVSPEPVAAAPRKRAATKKAAAPRKKAAAPVKKAARKASR
- a CDS encoding PEGA domain-containing protein encodes the protein MKVAHLSEPAEERVIFRDGLGVRERRDTGTGELVEWFHLDPAFASVEIPLRERVTRLAKLQHVKFSRILSLEPARKDCGPILVSSHVPGNRLSEVLEMAGHGLVTFEPGAGLQILRDVLSALAVLHDSRNVAHGSLAPERVVLTATGRVVMVEHVLGHALDRLQRPRHQLWREWRVPTPPAAGTVRFDMQTDFAQAGLLGLAVLLGRPIDEEEYPHRLRGLLPLVQDRLGRSPSAPIASDVVAVLERLAPVDSRRAFKTVRDAQQALEGLFSGGGAALGASPARVKSVVAAVAAIAAAEAPAASASDAAQAPATIVVAAPVTSLTSAAENAPARVQAPLEETASASEAEIDIEALLALEAELEDGSSPASPPPTTQRATGRAASATRTAPDAAPTMPAEDDSPLEALAQERLDLERQFAELVASVAPVSANETVHLIPETPATSEPLVDARVLWSSMPAADEAEPGDAIEPVVAPQLDEVVALPVIEAVAAEDDEAPVPFADTSVFSRLDVGAATEPLLIVATEEPRPTAAIEHVPAEWWKEALPWRDESGPDAAETAAQEPSAASEHMVAEEHAAADDVTAADSVADVAASGKDGTPVTAEEVGGPSGDLVDAEVASTSAKAPADKGDVTVLDLEPAAAVEPSIELATAVDAVAVVEETSHDDIAVVEDEAVIDVADASLDTEAAQDETAVEVTVAPDAIESVDGEASHDDIAVVEDEAVIDVTEASWDTEAAQDETAVEVTVAPEVIELVDGEASHDSVAIVEGAVPSEVAVDLDAVAVAEDESAAEIAIDADAVAVVQVETETWHGSVAIVEAATEGEVVLDAGEVVGDEPAPAPAPAFALGGIDVVEVEAVHGGVAIVEDEPAIENAVDPDAANVVDVVDVEPLHDSIARVEDEPAVEIAVGAEAADAVDVDAILADVAVVEDTAAIEVAAALDAVAVDARQDDAPDVEGGAAIDVVVIEPAVIVEPGAIQPVTTDVGDVPVFEAAVADATAGIEVETFHDEHSDATVAVDSDLELQPAATADDAVYLAPDADSMALAADESDARAAADHLTVLSLGELPDDHVTAVPFALEPHRAPEPDVVPSEVAVDAVADVTDAAAAASDTAIIATTDAWAVADVNVGGDDAMAPVGAYHLFGDIEPILLQQEDGPGSMQADATFDAQPVDDAPSFAAAALLSRDVGGNDARDWRAAFLGANTDADTPAVAEGGFFTGQTVAGDSEPEAEPIVEFEPIAEPAAESMDTASGSVDALESDDSRVAEVVCTSTDDEPGIPLPDAVPVVYASVAEVAPPSEPTTAPDAAPAHVEEAAPVDERAPVEESDTRAYPDPQPTPDAPLEPSPVEAPSRVEMPAMFPHSVPEVVIVDDGHDGNAWDHLPSELPEVTGDFGSAAQPDLAAESSAVTHEEDHHDSTASDLATSASASKKKKRRSRRKKGSTAVPTAAPAVIAAPATTSIPFVNVAAVANDAIQATIAVAPPVVQVAAAPSPLQAEAVPAPIVALPMAISLTPSDPGALTPNDDAGPEMGTRQASLLGREVPAWTPPSDFGALRPRGLQASANELGSTPQGIHGEPLAGEHEASTISMVTGHAGPTHAFAPASVAIEAPAPTPAPMPPASSFDDPEALRPFEQEIRAVGMPDLDELQPRSGRTNVKSMAEGLGTVTGSTSRHAAPSEPWVSAPAAQPEAARGINWRRFIAASVLIALFQGVAFAAWWWVQPGARGTLVVQTAKSGVEVLLDQKVVGRTPFREEVAPGRHTLGLRQGTNVREMPVEISVGVVTTQTLEWPSSTGGKGNLQLTSNPAGAQIVIDGKVRGTTPLLLENLPAGDQVLMLRGDAGSVTVKAMVVADETTPLEVKIFAGWVLVDAPVEVNLLLNGREKIGSSMDGQILLPPGTHRLRAVNEALGIRQWLTVKVEPGAVERVTFSVPPGTLTLPYEAEVFLDGASAGTTPGSIRIAPGTHEIVVRLADGTERRQTLTVRAGQRVEI